From Flavobacterium sp. 102, a single genomic window includes:
- a CDS encoding anaerobic ribonucleoside-triphosphate reductase activating protein, producing the protein MSNITPFTLLDYPDKSACILWYAGCNMRCLYCYNPEIVFGKGKFSFSEMISFLETRKGLLDAVVFSGGECLIHKDIIEQISLVKAMGFLVKVDTNGSKPEVLKHLIEQQLIDYVALDFKSTKESFSFITQSDLFDQFEKSMQLLLNADIAFEVRTTYHSELLAKDELNDMIDYLKYNEYTGTYYIQHFRNQVETIGKLPNSYCRLENTLPINPAVKITLR; encoded by the coding sequence GTGAGTAATATAACTCCTTTTACCCTTTTGGATTATCCGGACAAAAGCGCTTGCATCCTTTGGTATGCCGGTTGCAATATGCGGTGTTTGTATTGCTATAATCCTGAGATTGTTTTCGGGAAAGGAAAATTCTCCTTTTCCGAAATGATCTCTTTTTTAGAAACGCGAAAAGGCCTGCTCGATGCAGTAGTTTTCAGTGGTGGCGAATGTTTAATTCACAAAGATATAATAGAACAAATCAGTCTTGTGAAAGCGATGGGTTTTTTGGTAAAAGTGGATACCAATGGTTCCAAACCTGAAGTCCTTAAACATCTGATAGAACAACAATTGATAGATTATGTAGCACTCGATTTTAAGTCTACCAAAGAGTCGTTTTCGTTTATCACACAATCCGATTTATTTGACCAATTTGAAAAATCCATGCAATTGCTTTTAAATGCTGATATTGCTTTTGAAGTCCGTACCACTTATCACTCCGAATTGCTGGCCAAAGATGAACTCAACGATATGATTGACTATCTGAAATACAATGAATATACCGGAACTTATTACATTCAGCATTTTAGAAACCAAGTAGAAACCATTGGAAAATTACCCAATTCTTACTGTCGTTTGGAAAACACTTTGCCTATAAATCCTGCGGTAAAAATTACACTTCGATAA
- the nrdD gene encoding anaerobic ribonucleoside-triphosphate reductase, whose amino-acid sequence MKTKTNEILKENQHLRTKCLVYTRVMGYHRPVESFNIGKKGEHKQRIHFKECPNG is encoded by the coding sequence ATGAAAACAAAAACTAATGAGATTTTAAAAGAAAACCAACATTTGAGAACCAAATGCCTCGTTTACACCAGAGTGATGGGATATCATCGCCCGGTAGAAAGTTTTAATATCGGTAAGAAAGGAGAGCACAAACAACGAATCCATTTTAAAGAATGTCCAAATGGTTAA